One genomic window of Desulfovibrio psychrotolerans includes the following:
- a CDS encoding ABC transporter ATP-binding protein: protein MLCKLDKVAKFYGTRLVVKDISCCVEQGTVTLLAGPNGAGKSTLLKIMAGLARPSAGAVERSVSEEGIGYVGHQTFIYPGLSALENLSFWASLHNLTVEESTLLEALDRVELKRFAFERAGTFSRGMAQRLNLARVFLLNPAFILLDEPGTGLDVRSMTILHNEIEAARKRGAGLVWISHSVASDLPRADTVLSIRDRRVDYYGPAAGYTPEAAC, encoded by the coding sequence ATGCTGTGTAAGCTGGACAAGGTGGCCAAGTTCTACGGTACGCGGCTGGTCGTCAAAGACATAAGCTGCTGCGTGGAACAGGGCACCGTGACGCTGCTGGCCGGTCCCAACGGGGCCGGCAAGTCCACACTGCTGAAGATTATGGCCGGGCTTGCCCGGCCCAGCGCAGGCGCGGTGGAGCGTTCTGTCAGCGAGGAAGGCATAGGGTATGTGGGGCACCAAACCTTCATCTACCCCGGCCTTTCGGCACTGGAAAACCTGTCTTTCTGGGCTTCACTGCATAATCTGACAGTGGAGGAATCCACCCTTCTTGAGGCCCTGGACCGGGTGGAACTGAAGCGTTTTGCCTTTGAACGGGCGGGAACCTTTTCTCGCGGCATGGCGCAGCGGCTGAATCTGGCCCGCGTATTCCTGCTTAATCCGGCATTTATCCTGCTGGATGAACCGGGTACCGGACTGGACGTACGCTCCATGACCATACTGCACAACGAAATTGAGGCTGCCCGGAAGCGCGGAGCCGGTCTGGTCTGGATAAGCCATTCCGTGGCCTCTGACCTGCCGCGGGCAGACACGGTGCTCTCCATCCGCGACAGGCGCGTGGACTACTACGGCCCCGCCGCAGGATACACGCCGGAGGCTGCATGCTGA